From Quercus lobata isolate SW786 chromosome 1, ValleyOak3.0 Primary Assembly, whole genome shotgun sequence, one genomic window encodes:
- the LOC115976223 gene encoding linoleate 13S-lipoxygenase 2-1, chloroplastic-like isoform X2, translating to MFITQLHQSHSTQNPFLLHSHKAFIDGNSNGKGNGNASRTISVHHSFPKKAKYAGVRSMASNIKAVASTTDDEEASSVKAIVTVKPTIGGLLSNLGIDRGLDDIKDLLGETLVLELVSTELDPNTGFEKDTIKGYAHRTSQEEAEVKYESNFEVPIDFGPIGAVFVENEHHKEMYLQDIILNGCPNGPVRVNCNSWVHSKYDNPQKRVFFAHKSYLPSQTPRGLRKLREEELWILQGSGQGERRSFERVYDYDTYNDLGDPDTSVDLKRPVLGGKEHPYPRRCRTGRPPCDTDPLSEKRGSNIYIPRDEAFSEAKQVAFSAKTVRSALHIVIPTLETVIIDGDLGFPNFTAVDSLFNEGVKLPSLKNENKGFLKTLLPRLVKAITNTTDDVLRFEAPETMDRDKFFWFKDEEFARQTLAGVNPHTIKLVTEWPLKSKLDPKIYGLQDSAITTELVEREMRGLMTVKEAISQKKLFIIDYHDLFLPYVSKVRQIEGTTLYGSRTLLFLTPDETLWPLAIELTRPPMDGKPQWKQVFTPCWDSTSVWLWRLAKAHVLAHESSYHQLVSHWLRTHCATEPYIIATNRQLSEMHPIYRLLHPHFRYTMDINALAREILINGGGIFEKSFTPGKYSMELSSFAYDQEWQFNLQALPADLISRGMAAEDPTAPHGLKLTIEDYPYANDGLLLWDSMKEWVSDYVNHYYPNPNLIESDQELQAWWIEIRTVGHGDKKDEPWWPVLKTPKDLIEIITTIVWVTSGHHAAVNFGQYTYTGYFPNRPTIARTNMPTEDPSKETWKTFLKKPEGALLQCFPSQMQATKIMAVMDILSSHSSEEEYIGEKIEPTWAENPVIKAAFERFNGRLMELEGTIDERNANKDLKNRNGAGVVPYELLKPFSPPGVTGKGVPYSISV from the exons ATGTTCATAACACAACTACACCAGTCACATTCCACTCAAAATCCATTCCTATTGCACTCGCATAAGGCATTCATTGATGGCAATAGCAATGGGAAAGGGAATGGGAATGCTTCACGTACAATCTCAGTGCACCACTCATTTCCCAAAAAGGCCAAATATGCTGGAGTTCGATCCATGGCTAGTAACATAAAAGCTGTAGCAAGCACTACTGATGATGAAGAGGCCAGTTCTGTGAAAGCCATTGTTACTGTGAAACCTACTATTGGTGGGTTACTTTCAAACCTTGGGATAGACCGAGGGCTAGATGATATAAAAGACTTGCTTGGTGAAACACTTGTCTTGGAGCTTGTTAGTACAGAGCTTGATCCTA ATACGGGATTTGAGAAGGATACAATTAAAGGATATGCACATAGGACTAGCCAAGAGGAGGCAGAGGTGAAATATGAGTCTAATTTTGAAGTTCCAATAGATTTTGGGCCGATTGGGGCTGTTTTTGTAGAGAATGAGCACCACAAGGAGATGTATCTTCAGGATATTATCCTCAATGGCTGCCCTAATGGTCCCGTTCGTGTGAACTGTAATTCATGGGTTCATTCAAAATATGACAATCCTCAAAAAAGGGTCTTCTTTGCACACAAG TCATACTTGCCATCACAAACTCCAAGAGGACTAAGGAAGCTAAGGGAAGAAGAGCTTTGGATTTTACAAGGAAGTGGCCAAGGAGAGCGCAGGAGTTTTGAGAGGGTGTATGATTATGATACGTACAATGATCTTGGAGATCCTGATACTAGTGTGGATCTTAAAAGACCAGTACTTGGTGGCAAAGAGCACCCTTATCCTAGACGTTGTAGGACTGGGCGCCCTCCGTGTGACACAG atcCATTGTCCGAGAAAAGGGGGAGCAACATTTACATTCCTAGGGATGAAGCCTTCTCGGAAGCAAAGCAAGTAGCATTCTCAGCGAAGACTGTACGCTCAGCATTGCATATAGTAATACCAACCCTAGAGACTGTAATCATCGACGGAGACCTCGGATTCCCTAACTTCACAGCTGTGGATTCACTTTTCAATGAAGGAGTTAAGTTGCCTAGtctcaaaaatgaaaataaagggTTTCTCAAAACCCTTTTACCTCGACTAGTCAAGGCTATAACTAATACAACAGATGATGTGTTGCGTTTTGAGGCCCCAGAAACAATGGACA GAGACAAATTCTTTTGGTTTAAGGACGAGGAATTTGCTAGGCAGACTCTTGCTGGTGTCAACCCACATACCATAAAGTTGGTCACG GAATGGCCATTGAAGAGTAAACTTGATCCTAAGATCTATGGACTGCAAGATTCAGCAATCACTACAGAATTAGTTGAACGAGAAATGAGAGGCTTAATGACCGTCAAGGAG GCCATAAGTCAGAAGAAGTTGTTCATTATAGATTACCATGATCTATTTTTACCATATGTGAGTAAAGTAAGACAAATTGAAGGCACAACTCTGTATGGGTCACGGACACTACTCTTCCTAACCCCAGATGAAACATTATGGCCCCTAGCCATTGAATTGACTCGGCCACCAATGGATGGGAAGCCACAATGGAAACAAGTTTTCACACCTTGTTGGGATTCTACAAGTGTATGGCTTTGGAGACTTGCCAAAGCTCATGTCCTTGCTCATGAGTCTAGTTATCACCAACTAGTTAGTCACTG GCTAAGAACTCATTGTGCTACAGAACCTTATATCATAGCCACAAATAGGCAACTCAGTGAGATGCACCCAATCTATAGACTGTTGCACCCACATTTCCGGTACACTATGGATATTAATGCTCTTGCTCGAGAAATACTTATCAATGGAGGGGGGATATTCGAGAAGTCATTCACCCCTGGCAAGTACTCCATGGAGCTTAGCTCCTTCGCCTATGACCAAGAGTGGCAGTTCAACTTACAGGCACTACCAGCTGACTTAATTAGCAG GGGAATGGCTGCTGAGGATCCAACAGCTCCACATGGCCTGAAGCTCACAATTGAGGACTACCCTTATGCCAATGATGGCCTCCTCCTTTGGGACTCCATGAAAGAGTGGGTGAGTGACTATGTCAATCACTATTACCCTAACCCAAATCTCATAGAATCCGATCAAGAGCTCCAAGCATGGTGGATAGAGATTAGAACAGTTGGCCATGGTGACAAAAAGGATGAACCATGGTGGCCAGTCCTCAAAACCCCAAAAGACCTTATAGAGATCATCACAACAATAGTTTGGGTGACATCAGGACACCATGCAGCAGTGAACTTTGGACAATACACTTACACAGGCTATTTCCCTAACCGACCTACTATTGCTAGAACTAACATGCCCACTGAAGACCCTTCAAAAGAAACTTGGAAAACCTTCTTGAAAAAACCCGAAGGTGCACTTTTACAATGCTTCCCTTCACAAATGCAAGCCACAAAAATTATGGCTGTTATGGACATACTATCAAGTCATTCATCGGAGGAGGAGTATATAGGGGAGAAAATAGAGCCAACATGGGCTGAGAACCCGGTTATAAAGGCAGCTTTTGAACGGTTTAATGGGAGGTTGATGGAGCTTGAGGGGACTATTGATGAGAGGAATGCAAACAAGGATTTGAAGAACAGAAATGGAGCTGGGGTTGTGCCATATGAGCTCTTGAAGCCATTCTCACCACCTGGAGTGACTGGAAAGGGAGTTCCATATAGCATTTCTGTTTGA
- the LOC115976223 gene encoding linoleate 13S-lipoxygenase 2-1, chloroplastic-like isoform X1, with the protein MFITQLHQSHSTQNPFLLHSHKAFIDGNSNGKGNGNASRTISVHHSFPKKAKYAGVRSMASNIKAVASTTDDEEASSVKAIVTVKPTIGGLLSNLGIDRGLDDIKDLLGETLVLELVSTELDPNTGFEKDTIKGYAHRTSQEEAEVKYESNFEVPIDFGPIGAVFVENEHHKEMYLQDIILNGCPNGPVRVNCNSWVHSKYDNPQKRVFFAHKQSYLPSQTPRGLRKLREEELWILQGSGQGERRSFERVYDYDTYNDLGDPDTSVDLKRPVLGGKEHPYPRRCRTGRPPCDTDPLSEKRGSNIYIPRDEAFSEAKQVAFSAKTVRSALHIVIPTLETVIIDGDLGFPNFTAVDSLFNEGVKLPSLKNENKGFLKTLLPRLVKAITNTTDDVLRFEAPETMDRDKFFWFKDEEFARQTLAGVNPHTIKLVTEWPLKSKLDPKIYGLQDSAITTELVEREMRGLMTVKEAISQKKLFIIDYHDLFLPYVSKVRQIEGTTLYGSRTLLFLTPDETLWPLAIELTRPPMDGKPQWKQVFTPCWDSTSVWLWRLAKAHVLAHESSYHQLVSHWLRTHCATEPYIIATNRQLSEMHPIYRLLHPHFRYTMDINALAREILINGGGIFEKSFTPGKYSMELSSFAYDQEWQFNLQALPADLISRGMAAEDPTAPHGLKLTIEDYPYANDGLLLWDSMKEWVSDYVNHYYPNPNLIESDQELQAWWIEIRTVGHGDKKDEPWWPVLKTPKDLIEIITTIVWVTSGHHAAVNFGQYTYTGYFPNRPTIARTNMPTEDPSKETWKTFLKKPEGALLQCFPSQMQATKIMAVMDILSSHSSEEEYIGEKIEPTWAENPVIKAAFERFNGRLMELEGTIDERNANKDLKNRNGAGVVPYELLKPFSPPGVTGKGVPYSISV; encoded by the exons ATGTTCATAACACAACTACACCAGTCACATTCCACTCAAAATCCATTCCTATTGCACTCGCATAAGGCATTCATTGATGGCAATAGCAATGGGAAAGGGAATGGGAATGCTTCACGTACAATCTCAGTGCACCACTCATTTCCCAAAAAGGCCAAATATGCTGGAGTTCGATCCATGGCTAGTAACATAAAAGCTGTAGCAAGCACTACTGATGATGAAGAGGCCAGTTCTGTGAAAGCCATTGTTACTGTGAAACCTACTATTGGTGGGTTACTTTCAAACCTTGGGATAGACCGAGGGCTAGATGATATAAAAGACTTGCTTGGTGAAACACTTGTCTTGGAGCTTGTTAGTACAGAGCTTGATCCTA ATACGGGATTTGAGAAGGATACAATTAAAGGATATGCACATAGGACTAGCCAAGAGGAGGCAGAGGTGAAATATGAGTCTAATTTTGAAGTTCCAATAGATTTTGGGCCGATTGGGGCTGTTTTTGTAGAGAATGAGCACCACAAGGAGATGTATCTTCAGGATATTATCCTCAATGGCTGCCCTAATGGTCCCGTTCGTGTGAACTGTAATTCATGGGTTCATTCAAAATATGACAATCCTCAAAAAAGGGTCTTCTTTGCACACAAG CAGTCATACTTGCCATCACAAACTCCAAGAGGACTAAGGAAGCTAAGGGAAGAAGAGCTTTGGATTTTACAAGGAAGTGGCCAAGGAGAGCGCAGGAGTTTTGAGAGGGTGTATGATTATGATACGTACAATGATCTTGGAGATCCTGATACTAGTGTGGATCTTAAAAGACCAGTACTTGGTGGCAAAGAGCACCCTTATCCTAGACGTTGTAGGACTGGGCGCCCTCCGTGTGACACAG atcCATTGTCCGAGAAAAGGGGGAGCAACATTTACATTCCTAGGGATGAAGCCTTCTCGGAAGCAAAGCAAGTAGCATTCTCAGCGAAGACTGTACGCTCAGCATTGCATATAGTAATACCAACCCTAGAGACTGTAATCATCGACGGAGACCTCGGATTCCCTAACTTCACAGCTGTGGATTCACTTTTCAATGAAGGAGTTAAGTTGCCTAGtctcaaaaatgaaaataaagggTTTCTCAAAACCCTTTTACCTCGACTAGTCAAGGCTATAACTAATACAACAGATGATGTGTTGCGTTTTGAGGCCCCAGAAACAATGGACA GAGACAAATTCTTTTGGTTTAAGGACGAGGAATTTGCTAGGCAGACTCTTGCTGGTGTCAACCCACATACCATAAAGTTGGTCACG GAATGGCCATTGAAGAGTAAACTTGATCCTAAGATCTATGGACTGCAAGATTCAGCAATCACTACAGAATTAGTTGAACGAGAAATGAGAGGCTTAATGACCGTCAAGGAG GCCATAAGTCAGAAGAAGTTGTTCATTATAGATTACCATGATCTATTTTTACCATATGTGAGTAAAGTAAGACAAATTGAAGGCACAACTCTGTATGGGTCACGGACACTACTCTTCCTAACCCCAGATGAAACATTATGGCCCCTAGCCATTGAATTGACTCGGCCACCAATGGATGGGAAGCCACAATGGAAACAAGTTTTCACACCTTGTTGGGATTCTACAAGTGTATGGCTTTGGAGACTTGCCAAAGCTCATGTCCTTGCTCATGAGTCTAGTTATCACCAACTAGTTAGTCACTG GCTAAGAACTCATTGTGCTACAGAACCTTATATCATAGCCACAAATAGGCAACTCAGTGAGATGCACCCAATCTATAGACTGTTGCACCCACATTTCCGGTACACTATGGATATTAATGCTCTTGCTCGAGAAATACTTATCAATGGAGGGGGGATATTCGAGAAGTCATTCACCCCTGGCAAGTACTCCATGGAGCTTAGCTCCTTCGCCTATGACCAAGAGTGGCAGTTCAACTTACAGGCACTACCAGCTGACTTAATTAGCAG GGGAATGGCTGCTGAGGATCCAACAGCTCCACATGGCCTGAAGCTCACAATTGAGGACTACCCTTATGCCAATGATGGCCTCCTCCTTTGGGACTCCATGAAAGAGTGGGTGAGTGACTATGTCAATCACTATTACCCTAACCCAAATCTCATAGAATCCGATCAAGAGCTCCAAGCATGGTGGATAGAGATTAGAACAGTTGGCCATGGTGACAAAAAGGATGAACCATGGTGGCCAGTCCTCAAAACCCCAAAAGACCTTATAGAGATCATCACAACAATAGTTTGGGTGACATCAGGACACCATGCAGCAGTGAACTTTGGACAATACACTTACACAGGCTATTTCCCTAACCGACCTACTATTGCTAGAACTAACATGCCCACTGAAGACCCTTCAAAAGAAACTTGGAAAACCTTCTTGAAAAAACCCGAAGGTGCACTTTTACAATGCTTCCCTTCACAAATGCAAGCCACAAAAATTATGGCTGTTATGGACATACTATCAAGTCATTCATCGGAGGAGGAGTATATAGGGGAGAAAATAGAGCCAACATGGGCTGAGAACCCGGTTATAAAGGCAGCTTTTGAACGGTTTAATGGGAGGTTGATGGAGCTTGAGGGGACTATTGATGAGAGGAATGCAAACAAGGATTTGAAGAACAGAAATGGAGCTGGGGTTGTGCCATATGAGCTCTTGAAGCCATTCTCACCACCTGGAGTGACTGGAAAGGGAGTTCCATATAGCATTTCTGTTTGA